The DNA sequence CGAGGATGCGAGAGCCAGCACGAAGTCGTGGCCGAGTTCGAGCACCGTGTTCAGGTTCTCGGCTGAGGCATACCAACTGTCGGCCAGCAGGTAGCGGTAGCGGACGTGCTGCTGGGCCACGCGCAACATGGCCCGCAGGTACTCGTTTTTGGTGAACTTACTTTTAGCGCTGGTTTTCTGGGTCTTGGGATCCACCACGGCTTCGGTCTTTTCGATGAGCTCGACGGCGATGGGCAGGGACAGTTCGCCGGCCTGATAGCGTAGGCTCACGAAGTTGAGGCCTTTGACGAAGCGGCCCTTGCGGTGGTCGTAGTGGGTACAAATCAGCGCACTTGGGTCCGTGTGGGCCTTTTCCAGAATCGAATCATCCACGAGTAGGACGGCAAATTCCGCCGCCGGCCGCTGGCGCTCGGCTTGGCGAATTACGGGCTTGGCGGCGGCCCAGACCTGGGCCGAGTCCAGATACGAACTACTCAGCCAGCGCGTCACCTGGTCGTGGCTCACGGCCCCACCCAGGAGCCGCGACAAGCCCGTGGCGGAAGTTTGCCCCGTCGAGCTAATCAAGTAATCCGTGTGCAAATCCAGCGTGCAAGTCCTGGCCAGTTCGAAAATTACTCCCCAAATATCCGCGTAACATCAGTGATTAATATGCCAAAAAAAAGCGCCTTGATTAGTCAAGGCGCTTTTTTTATAAATAAGTCTCTATTACAAAAAACCTAAACTGGATACTACCAACTCGACTTGGTCACACCGGGAATTTTCCCGGCGAGCGCCATTTCGCGGAAACGCACGCGGCTGATGCCAAACTTGCGCATGTAGCCGCGGGGACGGCCATCAATCATGTCGCGGTTGTGCAGGCGCACGGGCGAAGCGTTTTTGGGCAGCTTATCAAGACCTTCATAGTCGCCGGCAGCTTTCAAAGCCTTGCGTTTCTCAGCGTAGCGGGCCACGGTGGCAATTCGCTTGCGCTCCCGTGCTTTAATGGATTCTTTAGCCATGAGTTCAAAAGATTAAGCTTCTTTCTTAGCGTTAGCGAAAGGCATACCGAATGCTTTGAGCAACTCGTAACTCTGCTCGTCATTCTCAGCAGTGGTCACAAACGTGATATCCATACCTGAAATACTCTTGATCTTGTCGATCGAAATTTCAGGGAAGATAATTTGCTCCTTTACACCCAGTGTGTAGTTACCACGGCCATCAAATCCTTTGTCATTGATACCTTTAAAGTCACGTACACGGGGCAATGCTACAGTCAACAAACGGTCCATAAACTCATACATCCGCTCGCCGCGCAAAGTCACTTTCGCGCCGATGGGCATACCCTCGCGGAGCTTAAAGTTAGATACCGAGCGCTTAGCAATCGTTGGAACAGCTTTCTGACCAGTAATAGTTGTCAGCTCTTCAACACCATTGTCGACCAGTTTTTTGTCAGCAACCGCTGCACCAATGCCGCGGTTAATGCAAATTTTGGAGATGCGCGGTACCTGCATGATGCTCTTAAACTGGAATTTCTCCTGGAGCGCTGGTACTACGTCTTTTTGATATATGTCTTTTAATCGGGCCATGATACGAGGAGGCTAGTTAAGCCTTTTTCGTGGCCGGTGCGCTTTTGCGCACCCGCTCACCGGTTTTAGGATCGACAACCTGCACATTGCTTACGTGCATTGGCGCCTCCATCTTAGTGATGCCACCTTGGGGTGACTTGGCGCTCGGCTTGTTGTGCTTAGTTACCAAGTTAAGACCGTCCACAATCACACGCTGGGTCACTCGGTTCACCGATTTGATGACACCAGTTTTCCCGCGCTCATCACCGGCAATCACCTTTACAGTGTCGCCCGATTTCACATGTAGCTTAACGGGCAGTTCTTTATTAATAGCCATGGCTTACAGTACTTCGGGGGCCAGCGATACAATTTTCATGAATTGGCGCTCACGCAACTCACGGGCCACTGGTCCGAAGATACGTGTACCGCGCGGCTCATCATTGTTGTTAAGCAACACAGCGGCATTATCGTCAAAGCGAATGTAACTACCGTCTTTACGGCGTACTTCCTTCTTTGTACGCACAACCACTGCCTTGCTTACAGTACCTTTTTTAGCGTTGCCAGAAGGAATAGCTGATTTAATAGCTACTACAATTTTATCGCCAACACTAGCGTATTTTTTGCCCGTGCCACCCAGAACGCGGATGCAAAGCACTTCCTTAGCGCCGCTGTTATCGGCTACCGTCAGGCGGGATTCTTGCTGAATCATTGGTCTGTGTTATTTAGCGCGTTCAATGACTTCTACTAAGCGCCACCGCTTAATCTTGCTCAGCGGACGGGTGCTCATAATGCGCACCGTATCGCCTTCGCCACACTCATTCTTCTCGTCATGAGCGTGAAACTTCGTGGTTTTAGTCACGAACTTCCCATACTTAGGATGTTTCTGCTTTTCAACTACAGCTACCGTGATGGATTTTTCCATCTTGCTACTGGTTACTTTACCAACGATTTCTTTACGCGCATTACGGTCGGAAGCTGGGTCGTGAGCCGGCAACAGTTTTTCTTGAGTTGGTTCCATTATTGAGCGGGATTAATGGCCTGCTCGTTATTGCGGCGGGTTTGCTCGGTAAGCAAACGGGCAACATTTTTGCGGCTAGCCTTCAGACGGGAAGGGTTTTCGAGCGGCGAAATGGCGTGGGCGAAACGTAATTGTTGGCCCTGAGCACGCTCAGTTTTAATTTGCTCTTTCAGCGCATCAGCGGAAAGACCTTTGATGTCGTTCTTGTTTTTCATGTTAAGCGGCGGCTTCAACGTAATCGCGGCGTACCACGAATGTAGTCCGAACCGGCAATTTTTGGGAGGCTAAGCGAAGCGACTCCTTCGCTACCTCCAGCGTCACACCATCCGATTCAAACATAATCTGGCCCGGTTTTACGCAGGCTACCCAGTACTCTGGCGAGCCCTTGCCCTTACCCATCCGCACTTCAGCGGGCTTCTTAGTAATGGGCTTATCGGGAAAAATGCGGATCCATACTTGCCCTTCGCGTTTCATTGCGCGGGTCATGGCAATACGGGCTGCCTCAATCTGGCGAGCCGTAATCCAAGACGTTTCCAGCGACTTGATAGCGAACGAACCGAAGTCTATGGAGCTGCCGCGGTAGGCTAAGCCAGTCACGCGACCCTTTTGCATCTTGCGATACTTAGTCCTTTTCGGTTGTAACATGAGAAATTAAATAAAAAGATTGTTAGGGATGGGCGGACTAAATGCGTAAAAAGTCTGCTTCGAGGTATTAAGACATGGGACCCAACACCCCGAAGTAGCTTCTTATCTTAGTTAATTAGCGGCGGGGTGCCCGGCCAGCTCCACCACCTTGGGCAGGGCCGTTGCGACGGGGGCCGTTGCTATCGCCACGGCCAGCACCGCCAGCAGGAGCACCACCGGCAGGATTACCGCCACGATCGCGGCGGGGACCACGGTCACCACCGCGGTCGCCACGTTCGCCACGAGGGCCACGATCATCGCGGCGTCCACCAGCATCGCCACCTGGATTAGTCTGCTGTTGGTTAGGTGATAGATCAGGCTTACCAAATACCTCCCCACGCATTACCCACACTTTGATACCAATTTTGCCATACACTGTCTGAGCTTCTGACAGCGCATAATCAATATCAGCGCGCAAAGTGTGCAAGGGAGTACGGCCCTCTTTATACTGCTCCGAACGGGCAATTTCAGCGCCACCCAAACGACCACCACACTGAATCTTGATGCCTTCAGCTCCAACCCGCATTGCAGCTTGGATAGACATCTTCATAGCACGGCGGAAAGAAATACGGG is a window from the Hymenobacter nivis genome containing:
- the rpsN gene encoding 30S ribosomal protein S14, with protein sequence MAKESIKARERKRIATVARYAEKRKALKAAGDYEGLDKLPKNASPVRLHNRDMIDGRPRGYMRKFGISRVRFREMALAGKIPGVTKSSW
- the rplE gene encoding 50S ribosomal protein L5, which translates into the protein MARLKDIYQKDVVPALQEKFQFKSIMQVPRISKICINRGIGAAVADKKLVDNGVEELTTITGQKAVPTIAKRSVSNFKLREGMPIGAKVTLRGERMYEFMDRLLTVALPRVRDFKGINDKGFDGRGNYTLGVKEQIIFPEISIDKIKSISGMDITFVTTAENDEQSYELLKAFGMPFANAKKEA
- the rplX gene encoding 50S ribosomal protein L24, whose translation is MAINKELPVKLHVKSGDTVKVIAGDERGKTGVIKSVNRVTQRVIVDGLNLVTKHNKPSAKSPQGGITKMEAPMHVSNVQVVDPKTGERVRKSAPATKKA
- the rplN gene encoding 50S ribosomal protein L14, which produces MIQQESRLTVADNSGAKEVLCIRVLGGTGKKYASVGDKIVVAIKSAIPSGNAKKGTVSKAVVVRTKKEVRRKDGSYIRFDDNAAVLLNNNDEPRGTRIFGPVARELRERQFMKIVSLAPEVL
- the rpsQ gene encoding 30S ribosomal protein S17, with amino-acid sequence MEPTQEKLLPAHDPASDRNARKEIVGKVTSSKMEKSITVAVVEKQKHPKYGKFVTKTTKFHAHDEKNECGEGDTVRIMSTRPLSKIKRWRLVEVIERAK
- the rpmC gene encoding 50S ribosomal protein L29 translates to MKNKNDIKGLSADALKEQIKTERAQGQQLRFAHAISPLENPSRLKASRKNVARLLTEQTRRNNEQAINPAQ
- the rplP gene encoding 50S ribosomal protein L16; the encoded protein is MLQPKRTKYRKMQKGRVTGLAYRGSSIDFGSFAIKSLETSWITARQIEAARIAMTRAMKREGQVWIRIFPDKPITKKPAEVRMGKGKGSPEYWVACVKPGQIMFESDGVTLEVAKESLRLASQKLPVRTTFVVRRDYVEAAA
- the rpsC gene encoding 30S ribosomal protein S3, translated to MGQKVNPVGFRLGVIKGWDSNWYGGKDFAEKLVEDEKIRKYINARIQKGGISRIVIERTLKRITITINTARPGVVIGKGGQEVDKIKDELKQITNKDVQINIFEIKRPELDAKLVGESIAQQLAARISFRRAMKMSIQAAMRVGAEGIKIQCGGRLGGAEIARSEQYKEGRTPLHTLRADIDYALSEAQTVYGKIGIKVWVMRGEVFGKPDLSPNQQQTNPGGDAGGRRDDRGPRGERGDRGGDRGPRRDRGGNPAGGAPAGGAGRGDSNGPRRNGPAQGGGAGRAPRR